One window of Fusobacterium polymorphum genomic DNA carries:
- a CDS encoding lysophospholipid acyltransferase family protein has translation MYYIQYIVARFFIFLLLLFPERLRFKFGDFLGTVAYKLIKSRRLTALINLRMAFPEKSEEEIEKIAKKSFKIMIKAFLCSLWFEKYLTNPKNIKIINQESMENAYKKGRGVMAATMHMGNMEASTVCTGEHKIITVAKKQRNPYINDYITKLRGKANYMEVIEKNEKTSRVLISKLKEKKIYALFSDHRDKGAIVKFFGKETKAPSGAISMALKFDMPFVLVYNTFNEDNTITVYVTDEIELKRTDNFKEDVQNNVQYLINIMEDVIRKYPEQWMWFHDRWNNFREYKKSLKNRGN, from the coding sequence ATGTACTATATACAATATATTGTAGCAAGATTTTTTATTTTTTTATTACTTTTATTTCCAGAAAGATTAAGATTTAAATTTGGAGATTTTTTAGGAACAGTTGCTTATAAATTAATAAAAAGTAGGAGACTTACAGCACTTATAAATTTAAGAATGGCTTTTCCTGAAAAGTCAGAAGAAGAAATTGAAAAAATTGCTAAGAAATCTTTTAAAATTATGATAAAAGCATTTTTATGTTCATTATGGTTTGAAAAATATTTAACTAATCCTAAAAATATAAAAATTATCAATCAAGAAAGTATGGAGAATGCCTATAAAAAAGGTAGAGGTGTTATGGCAGCAACTATGCATATGGGAAATATGGAAGCTAGTACAGTTTGTACTGGTGAACATAAAATTATTACAGTTGCTAAAAAACAAAGAAATCCATATATAAATGATTATATTACAAAGCTTAGAGGAAAAGCTAACTATATGGAAGTTATTGAAAAAAATGAAAAAACAAGTAGAGTTTTAATTTCTAAATTAAAAGAGAAAAAAATTTATGCACTATTTTCTGACCATAGAGATAAGGGAGCAATAGTAAAATTCTTTGGAAAAGAAACTAAAGCACCTAGTGGAGCTATCTCAATGGCTTTAAAGTTTGATATGCCTTTTGTACTTGTTTACAATACTTTTAATGAAGATAATACCATAACAGTTTATGTTACAGATGAAATAGAACTAAAAAGAACAGATAATTTTAAAGAAGATGTACAAAATAATGTACAATATTTAATAAATATTATGGAAGATGTCATAAGAAAATATCCTGAACAATGGATGTGGTTCCATGATAGATGGAATAATTTTAGAGAATATAAAAAAAGTTTAAAAAATAGGGGGAATTAA
- a CDS encoding 3-hydroxybutyryl-CoA dehydrogenase: protein MKVGIIGAGTMGAGIAQAFAQTEGFTVALCDINNEFAANGKNRIAKGFEKRIAKGKMEQAEADTILSKITTGTKEICADCDLVIEAAIENMEIKKQTFKELDEICKAEAIFATNTSSLSITEIGAGLKRPMIGMHFFNPAPVMKLVEIIAGLHTPADIVEKIKKVSEDIGKVPVQVEEAPGFVVNRILVPMINEAVGIYAEGIASVEGIDAAMKLGANHPIGPLALGDLIGLDVCLAIMDVLYHETGDSKYRAHTLLRKMVRGKQLGQKTGKGFYDYTK from the coding sequence ATGAAAGTAGGAATTATTGGAGCAGGAACAATGGGAGCAGGTATTGCTCAAGCATTTGCACAAACTGAAGGTTTTACAGTTGCATTATGTGATATTAATAATGAATTTGCAGCTAATGGAAAAAATAGAATAGCTAAAGGTTTTGAAAAAAGAATAGCAAAAGGTAAAATGGAACAAGCAGAAGCAGATACAATTTTATCAAAAATTACAACAGGAACAAAAGAAATTTGTGCTGATTGTGATTTAGTAATTGAAGCTGCTATTGAAAACATGGAAATAAAAAAACAAACTTTTAAAGAATTAGATGAAATATGTAAGGCAGAAGCTATATTTGCAACTAATACTTCATCTTTATCAATAACTGAAATAGGAGCAGGTTTAAAAAGACCTATGATAGGGATGCACTTCTTTAACCCAGCACCAGTTATGAAGCTTGTAGAAATTATTGCAGGACTTCATACACCAGCTGATATAGTTGAAAAAATTAAAAAAGTTTCAGAGGATATTGGAAAAGTTCCAGTACAAGTTGAAGAAGCACCAGGTTTTGTTGTAAATAGAATATTAGTTCCTATGATAAATGAAGCTGTTGGAATTTATGCAGAAGGAATTGCTTCAGTTGAAGGAATAGATGCTGCTATGAAATTAGGAGCAAATCATCCTATTGGACCTCTAGCTTTAGGAGATTTAATTGGATTAGATGTTTGTCTTGCTATAATGGATGTTTTATATCATGAAACAGGAGATAGTAAATATAGAGCTCATACTTTATTAAGAAAAATGGTTCGTGGAAAACAATTAGGACAAAAAACTGGTAAAGGTTTCTATGACTATACTAAATAA
- a CDS encoding DUF6612 family protein, with amino-acid sequence MKRNLKKLLFVFFTIISIMSYSKDFIPSKKEIIEKFTENSKNIKSMDIIAEDAIVNKNNNDTLIIYKEASLILKPFSMKLSVKMPSFDIYVYAKDEYIYTAESPNLNWEKRINQKMVKEFLASVYNQNEVYDILKNNIDKIELEEIKGNYIITILDPYIIKDLIEKHLLIGTIDDTPKKILIDDEIFLKYIVDKKTLLPIAFIFSANISYEYGVENLTVGAKYFNINNVKRITLPNEVKNAKLAKKRKGTQ; translated from the coding sequence ATGAAAAGAAATTTAAAAAAATTATTATTTGTTTTTTTCACTATAATTTCTATTATGAGTTATTCTAAGGATTTTATTCCTTCTAAAAAAGAGATTATAGAAAAATTTACTGAAAATTCTAAAAATATCAAAAGTATGGATATAATTGCAGAAGATGCAATAGTTAATAAAAATAATAATGATACTCTTATTATATATAAAGAAGCTTCTCTTATTTTAAAGCCTTTTTCAATGAAACTTAGTGTTAAAATGCCAAGTTTTGATATATATGTATATGCCAAAGATGAATATATCTACACTGCTGAATCTCCTAATCTTAATTGGGAAAAAAGAATCAATCAAAAAATGGTAAAAGAATTTTTAGCTTCTGTATATAACCAAAATGAAGTATATGATATTTTAAAAAATAATATAGATAAAATTGAATTAGAAGAAATAAAGGGCAACTATATAATAACAATCTTAGATCCTTACATTATAAAAGACTTAATAGAAAAGCATTTATTAATAGGAACAATAGATGATACTCCCAAAAAGATATTAATAGATGATGAGATATTCTTAAAATATATTGTTGATAAAAAAACTCTTTTACCTATTGCATTTATATTTTCAGCAAATATTAGTTATGAGTATGGAGTTGAAAATTTAACAGTTGGTGCAAAATATTTTAATATAAACAATGTAAAAAGAATTACACTTCCTAATGAAGTAAAAAATGCTAAATTAGCAAAAAAAAGAAAAGGTACTCAATAA
- a CDS encoding NCS2 family permease, with translation MSFLDGYFRITERDSTVSREVMGGITTFLAMAYIIIVNPSILSLSGMDKGALITVTCLASFIGTIIAGVWANSPIALAPGMGLNAFFTYTLTLEKQVPWQTALGIVFLSGCFFLILSIGGIRERIANSIPIPLRLAVGGGIGLFIAFIGLKSMGIVVANQATYVGLGEFTKTTCVSIVGLLIITIMEIKKMKGGILLGIIVTTILGIIIGDVSLPEKIISLPPSPAPIMFKLDILSAMKLSLIGPIFSFMFVDLFDSLGTLMSCSKEMGLVNEKGEIKNLGRMLYTDAASTIMGASIGTSTVTAYVESAAGIVAGARTGLAATVTALGFLLSLFFTPLISIVPGYATAPALIVVGIFMFRQVAALDFSDFKILFPAFITIFTMPLTYSISTGLALGFLSYLIVHILVGDFKKINITLVFIGAICLLHLLV, from the coding sequence ATGAGTTTTTTGGATGGGTATTTTAGGATAACTGAAAGGGATAGTACAGTTTCGCGTGAAGTAATGGGAGGAATTACAACATTTTTAGCTATGGCTTATATTATAATTGTAAATCCATCTATCTTATCACTTTCTGGAATGGATAAAGGAGCTTTAATAACAGTAACTTGTTTAGCTTCTTTTATAGGAACAATTATAGCAGGGGTATGGGCTAATTCACCTATTGCACTTGCACCAGGTATGGGACTTAATGCTTTTTTTACTTATACATTAACATTAGAAAAGCAAGTTCCTTGGCAAACTGCATTAGGGATAGTATTTTTATCAGGATGTTTCTTCTTAATATTATCAATAGGTGGTATTAGAGAAAGGATAGCAAACTCTATTCCAATACCATTAAGATTAGCAGTTGGTGGAGGAATAGGATTATTTATAGCATTTATAGGACTTAAATCTATGGGAATAGTTGTTGCAAATCAAGCAACTTATGTAGGACTTGGTGAATTTACAAAAACAACTTGTGTTTCAATAGTAGGACTTCTTATTATAACTATAATGGAAATAAAAAAAATGAAAGGTGGAATACTTTTAGGGATTATTGTTACAACTATATTAGGAATTATTATAGGTGATGTATCATTACCAGAAAAGATAATTTCTTTACCACCTAGTCCAGCACCTATAATGTTTAAATTAGATATTTTATCTGCAATGAAATTATCATTGATAGGTCCAATATTCTCATTTATGTTTGTTGACTTATTTGACTCATTAGGAACTCTTATGAGTTGTTCAAAAGAAATGGGACTTGTAAATGAAAAAGGTGAAATAAAAAATCTTGGAAGAATGCTTTATACAGATGCAGCTTCAACAATAATGGGAGCTTCAATAGGAACATCAACAGTAACAGCCTATGTTGAATCTGCTGCTGGAATTGTAGCAGGAGCTAGAACAGGACTTGCTGCAACAGTAACAGCTTTAGGTTTCTTATTATCATTGTTCTTTACTCCTCTTATTAGTATAGTACCAGGTTATGCAACAGCACCAGCATTAATAGTAGTTGGAATATTTATGTTTAGACAAGTTGCAGCACTTGACTTCTCAGATTTTAAAATTTTATTTCCAGCTTTTATTACAATATTTACTATGCCATTAACTTATAGTATAAGTACAGGTTTAGCACTAGGATTTTTATCATATTTAATTGTTCATATATTGGTAGGGGATTTCAAAAAAATTAATATAACTTTGGTTTTTATTGGTGCGATATGTTTACTTCACTTACTAGTTTAA
- a CDS encoding DUF6612 family protein, with the protein MKKSLKKLLFILLTLLSVVFIVACGEKASKKEVVEKFVENSKKMKSTDVTMTMKMEQKNSANPAGISMEANGNISLILEPNLTMKMDLVIPFANNKLSMYVKDDYYYLQNPNDNQWTKQSSKGFAEQFKKAYAQSNALYDFLMKNLDKIDLKEKAGNYILTIKDFKEILKNESSVLDPTGKGLDGFEDMVISFTVDKKTFLPVNFTLVGAINEGGLKINFSFEAKYSNINNVKEIIVPKEALEAKETLEVLEEQVKEAEKAQKDTKVDKK; encoded by the coding sequence ATGAAAAAATCATTAAAAAAACTATTATTTATTTTACTAACTTTATTATCTGTAGTTTTTATTGTAGCCTGTGGAGAAAAGGCTTCTAAAAAAGAAGTTGTAGAAAAATTTGTTGAAAATTCTAAAAAAATGAAAAGTACAGATGTTACTATGACTATGAAAATGGAACAAAAAAATTCTGCTAATCCAGCTGGAATTTCTATGGAAGCAAATGGAAATATATCTCTAATATTAGAGCCTAACCTTACTATGAAAATGGATTTAGTAATACCTTTTGCTAATAATAAACTATCTATGTATGTGAAAGATGACTACTATTATCTACAAAATCCTAATGATAATCAATGGACTAAACAATCAAGCAAAGGTTTTGCAGAACAATTTAAAAAAGCATATGCTCAGTCAAATGCTCTTTATGATTTTCTTATGAAAAATCTAGATAAGATTGATTTAAAAGAAAAAGCTGGAAACTATATACTTACTATAAAAGATTTTAAAGAAATATTAAAAAATGAATCTTCTGTTCTTGATCCTACTGGAAAAGGACTAGATGGTTTTGAAGACATGGTTATAAGTTTTACAGTTGATAAAAAAACATTTTTACCTGTTAACTTTACACTAGTAGGAGCTATAAATGAAGGTGGTCTTAAAATAAATTTTTCATTTGAGGCAAAATATTCTAATATAAATAATGTTAAGGAAATAATAGTTCCTAAAGAAGCTTTAGAAGCTAAAGAAACTTTAGAAGTTTTAGAAGAACAAGTTAAAGAAGCTGAGAAAGCTCAAAAAGATACTAAGGTTGATAAAAAATGA
- a CDS encoding calcium-translocating P-type ATPase, PMCA-type — protein MKHFTKSKKQLFDEFETVSTGLTNEEVEKRRKKYGENKFIEKEKDGLIKIFFNQFKDSLVIILLVAAIISFFSGNRESSFVIVLVLILNSILGAYQTIKAQKSLDSLKKMSSPKCKVIRDHEQLEVDSSELVPGDIVVIEAGDIVPADGRIIENFSLLVNENSLTGESNSIEKTDEVLHYEDLALGDQVNMVFSGSLVNYGRAKILITETGMSTQLGKIATLLDQTEENITPLQKSLDIFGKRLTLGIVVLCVFIFGIYVYHGNTILDSLLLAVALAVAAIPESLNPIITIVLSLETEKLAKENAIVKELKSIEALGSISVICSDKTGTLTQNKMTVKKIFINGKLDNEYSLNINKKIDKLLLDSFILCTDATDTIGDPTETALIHLTQKYDISFRDERKDSKRISEIPFDSVRKLMTVLYEDKKGKYIVFTKGAFDSLITRFKYFIDENGNIQNINDEFIKKIEKVNNDLAEEGLRVLTFAYKYIDSEKELTTQDEDSYIFHALVGMIDPPREESKVAVQECIRGGIKPVMITGDHKITARTIAKNIGIFKDGDMAIEGVELEKMSDEELEKSVEKISVYARVSPEHKIRIVNAWQKLGKIVAMTGDGVNDAPALKKANIGIAMGITGTEVSKNAASMILADDNFSTIVKAIITGRNVYRNIKNAIGFLLSGNTAAILAVLYSSLANLPVIFSPVQLLFINLLTDSLPSIAVGVEPKNEDILDEKPRDPNEAILTKRFSSKLIIEGILIAVFIIIAFYIGLKDSALKGSTMAFATLCLARLFHGIDYRGQRNVFAIGFFKNKFSLIAFGLGFILLNLVLLMPSLYGVFGITKIEPINFLQIFILSLIPTVLIQIYKTIKYR, from the coding sequence ATGAAACATTTTACAAAATCTAAAAAACAATTATTTGATGAATTTGAAACGGTTTCTACTGGTTTAACAAATGAAGAAGTAGAAAAAAGAAGAAAAAAATATGGAGAGAATAAATTCATTGAAAAAGAAAAAGATGGACTTATTAAAATCTTTTTCAATCAATTTAAAGATTCTCTTGTAATAATTTTACTCGTTGCTGCAATTATTTCATTTTTTTCTGGAAATAGAGAAAGTAGCTTTGTTATAGTTTTAGTTCTTATTTTAAACTCAATTCTTGGTGCTTATCAAACTATTAAAGCTCAAAAATCTTTAGATAGCTTAAAGAAAATGTCATCACCCAAATGTAAAGTTATTAGAGACCATGAGCAATTAGAAGTTGATTCTTCTGAATTAGTACCTGGAGATATTGTTGTTATAGAAGCAGGAGATATAGTTCCAGCAGATGGAAGAATAATTGAAAACTTTTCATTACTTGTAAATGAAAATTCACTTACTGGTGAATCAAATTCAATAGAAAAAACTGATGAAGTTTTACACTATGAGGATTTAGCTCTAGGTGACCAAGTTAATATGGTTTTTTCAGGAAGTCTTGTGAACTATGGTAGAGCAAAAATTTTAATAACTGAAACTGGTATGAGTACACAACTAGGTAAAATTGCTACTCTTTTAGATCAAACAGAAGAAAATATAACTCCATTACAAAAATCTTTGGATATATTTGGAAAAAGATTAACTCTTGGTATAGTAGTTCTTTGTGTATTTATCTTTGGAATATATGTATATCATGGAAATACTATTCTTGATTCATTATTGTTAGCAGTAGCTTTAGCAGTTGCAGCAATTCCAGAATCATTAAATCCTATTATCACAATAGTTTTATCACTTGAAACTGAAAAACTTGCTAAAGAAAATGCAATAGTAAAAGAATTAAAATCTATTGAGGCTCTTGGTTCTATTTCAGTTATATGTTCTGATAAAACTGGTACTCTTACTCAAAATAAAATGACAGTTAAAAAGATTTTTATAAATGGTAAACTAGATAACGAATATTCTTTAAATATAAATAAAAAAATTGATAAATTATTATTAGATAGTTTTATACTTTGTACTGATGCGACAGATACAATAGGGGATCCAACAGAAACTGCTCTTATTCATCTTACACAAAAATATGATATATCATTTAGAGATGAAAGAAAAGATAGTAAAAGAATTTCAGAAATTCCTTTTGATTCTGTTAGAAAATTAATGACTGTCCTTTATGAAGATAAAAAAGGGAAATATATTGTTTTTACAAAAGGAGCTTTTGATTCTCTTATAACTAGATTTAAATACTTTATTGATGAAAATGGAAACATTCAAAATATAAATGATGAATTTATTAAAAAAATTGAAAAAGTAAATAATGATTTAGCAGAAGAAGGATTAAGAGTTTTGACATTTGCATATAAATATATAGATAGTGAAAAAGAGCTAACTACTCAAGATGAAGATTCTTATATTTTCCATGCTCTTGTAGGTATGATAGATCCTCCAAGAGAAGAATCAAAAGTTGCAGTACAAGAATGTATTAGAGGTGGAATTAAACCTGTTATGATAACTGGTGACCACAAAATTACTGCTAGAACAATAGCAAAAAATATAGGAATATTTAAAGATGGAGATATGGCTATTGAAGGTGTTGAACTAGAAAAAATGTCTGATGAGGAATTAGAAAAATCAGTTGAAAAAATTTCAGTTTATGCAAGAGTTTCTCCTGAACATAAAATAAGAATTGTTAATGCTTGGCAAAAACTAGGTAAAATTGTTGCTATGACTGGTGATGGAGTAAATGATGCCCCTGCATTGAAAAAAGCCAATATAGGTATTGCAATGGGAATAACTGGTACAGAAGTTTCTAAAAATGCTGCCTCTATGATACTTGCTGATGATAATTTCTCTACAATAGTTAAAGCTATAATAACTGGAAGAAATGTTTATAGAAATATCAAAAATGCAATAGGTTTCTTACTTTCAGGAAACACTGCTGCTATACTTGCTGTTTTATATTCATCACTTGCTAATTTACCAGTGATATTTTCTCCAGTACAATTATTATTTATAAATCTATTAACAGATAGTTTACCATCAATAGCAGTTGGAGTTGAGCCTAAAAATGAAGATATCTTAGATGAAAAACCTAGAGACCCTAATGAAGCAATACTTACAAAAAGATTTTCTTCTAAACTCATAATTGAAGGTATTTTAATTGCTGTATTTATTATAATTGCTTTTTATATAGGTTTAAAAGATTCTGCATTAAAAGGTTCTACAATGGCATTTGCTACACTATGTTTAGCAAGACTATTTCATGGAATTGATTACAGAGGACAAAGAAATGTATTTGCTATTGGATTCTTTAAAAATAAATTTTCCTTAATAGCTTTTGGATTAGGTTTTATTCTATTAAATTTAGTTTTATTAATGCCTTCTTTATATGGAGTATTTGGAATAACTAAAATAGAACCTATTAATTTTTTACAAATTTTTATACTTTCATTAATACCTACTGTGCTAATTCAAATTTATAAAACAATAAAATATAGATAA
- a CDS encoding enoyl-CoA hydratase-related protein yields MSVVSYKQENFIGIITIERPEALNALNSQVLDELNSTFANIDLETTRVVLLTGSGTKSFVAGADISEMATLNNVEGARFGNKGNEVFRKIETFSLPVIAVVNGFALGGGCELAMSCDFRVCSENAVFGQPEVGLGITPGFGGTQRLARLIGLGKAKEMIYTANAIKADEALNVGLVNHVYPQETLMEEAMKLAQKIAKNAPFAVRACKKAINQGIDTDMDRAIIIEEKLFGECFATEDQKTGMKAFLEKVKGVEFKNK; encoded by the coding sequence ATGTCAGTTGTATCTTATAAACAAGAAAATTTTATTGGTATCATAACAATTGAAAGACCAGAAGCATTGAATGCTTTAAATTCTCAAGTTTTAGATGAACTAAACTCAACTTTTGCAAATATAGATTTAGAAACAACAAGAGTTGTACTATTAACAGGTTCAGGAACAAAATCTTTTGTTGCAGGAGCAGATATTTCTGAAATGGCAACTTTAAACAATGTAGAAGGAGCTAGATTTGGTAATAAAGGTAATGAAGTTTTTAGGAAAATTGAAACATTTTCTTTACCAGTTATAGCAGTTGTAAATGGTTTTGCATTAGGTGGAGGTTGTGAGCTGGCTATGAGCTGTGATTTCAGAGTTTGTTCTGAAAATGCAGTTTTTGGGCAACCAGAAGTTGGATTAGGAATTACTCCAGGATTTGGTGGAACTCAAAGATTAGCAAGACTTATAGGATTGGGAAAAGCTAAAGAAATGATTTATACAGCAAATGCAATTAAAGCAGATGAAGCTCTTAATGTAGGTCTAGTAAATCATGTATATCCACAAGAAACTTTAATGGAAGAAGCTATGAAATTAGCTCAAAAAATTGCTAAAAATGCTCCATTTGCAGTTAGAGCATGTAAAAAAGCAATAAATCAAGGTATAGATACTGATATGGATAGAGCTATAATAATTGAAGAAAAATTATTTGGAGAATGTTTCGCAACAGAAGATCAAAAAACAGGAATGAAAGCATTTTTAGAAAAAGTAAAAGGTGTAGAATTTAAAAATAAATAA
- a CDS encoding RluA family pseudouridine synthase, protein MIEYIIDEEYESVRVDRFLRKHLKNINLSEIYKMLRKGKIKVNNKKISQDYRLILGDIVFIFLPENFKENNEEKFIELSQERKEKLKEMIVFENDSLFVINKLLGDVVHKGSGHDISLLEEFRSYYSNNNINFVNRIDKLTSGLVIGAKNIKTAREVAKEIQSGNIVKKYYILVNGKIEKNDFIIENYLKKDEEKVIVSDVEKDGYKKSITYFKKIKEYNKYTLLEAELKTGRTHQLRAQLNHIGNNIVGDTKYGKNEKEDLMYLFSYYLKIDLYNLEIKLEIPNFFLI, encoded by the coding sequence ATGATAGAATATATAATTGATGAAGAATATGAGAGTGTTAGAGTTGATAGATTTTTAAGAAAGCACTTAAAAAATATAAATCTTTCTGAAATATATAAAATGTTAAGGAAGGGGAAAATAAAAGTTAACAATAAAAAAATCTCCCAAGACTATAGATTAATTTTGGGAGATATTGTATTTATATTTCTACCTGAAAATTTTAAAGAAAATAATGAAGAAAAATTTATTGAACTTAGTCAAGAAAGAAAAGAGAAATTAAAAGAAATGATAGTTTTTGAAAACGATAGTTTATTTGTTATTAATAAATTATTGGGAGATGTTGTTCATAAAGGCAGTGGACATGATATTTCTTTACTTGAAGAGTTTAGAAGTTATTATTCAAATAATAATATAAATTTTGTAAATCGTATAGATAAATTAACATCTGGTTTAGTCATTGGAGCTAAAAATATAAAAACAGCTAGAGAAGTAGCAAAAGAAATTCAATCTGGTAATATAGTAAAAAAATATTATATCTTGGTAAATGGAAAGATAGAAAAAAATGACTTTATTATAGAAAATTACTTGAAAAAAGATGAAGAAAAGGTTATAGTATCAGATGTTGAAAAAGATGGATATAAGAAATCTATAACATATTTTAAGAAAATAAAAGAATATAATAAGTATACTTTATTGGAAGCTGAACTTAAAACAGGAAGAACACATCAGTTAAGAGCACAGCTAAACCATATAGGAAATAATATTGTAGGAGATACGAAGTATGGTAAAAATGAGAAGGAAGATTTAATGTATTTATTTTCTTATTATTTAAAAATAGATTTATATAATTTAGAAATTAAATTAGAAATACCAAATTTCTTTTTAATTTAA
- a CDS encoding pyridoxamine 5'-phosphate oxidase family protein, whose translation MRKADREIKNKEEIIDIIKRCDVIRLAFNNGDYPYILPLNFGFEVKNDKVIFYLHSALEGTKVEIMRKDNRASFEMDTKHELQYYEEKGYCTMSYESVIGRGKIRILIEDEKIYALKKLMGHYHKDENTYFNPAAISRTLVYSLEVEEMTAKRK comes from the coding sequence ATGAGGAAAGCAGATAGAGAAATAAAAAATAAAGAAGAAATAATTGATATTATAAAAAGGTGTGATGTTATAAGACTTGCTTTCAATAATGGTGATTATCCATACATATTACCTTTAAATTTCGGATTTGAAGTAAAAAATGATAAGGTTATATTTTATCTTCATAGTGCTCTGGAAGGAACTAAGGTTGAAATTATGAGAAAAGATAATAGAGCATCATTTGAAATGGACACTAAACATGAGCTACAATATTATGAAGAAAAAGGATATTGTACAATGTCTTATGAGAGTGTTATTGGAAGAGGAAAAATAAGAATTTTAATAGAAGATGAGAAAATATATGCATTAAAAAAACTTATGGGACATTACCATAAAGATGAAAATACATATTTTAATCCTGCGGCAATCAGTAGAACATTAGTTTATTCACTTGAAGTAGAAGAAATGACAGCAAAGAGAAAATAA
- a CDS encoding HU family DNA-binding protein: protein MTKKEFVNAFAEKGELKIKDSERLVNAFLETVEDALLKGDGVRFIGFGSWEVKERSAREVKNPQTGKMIKVEAKKVVKFKVGKPLADKVAGQKGTKKATKKK, encoded by the coding sequence ATGACAAAAAAGGAATTTGTAAATGCATTTGCTGAAAAAGGAGAACTAAAGATTAAAGATTCTGAAAGATTAGTAAACGCTTTCTTAGAAACTGTAGAAGATGCTTTATTAAAAGGTGATGGAGTAAGATTTATAGGATTTGGTTCTTGGGAAGTAAAAGAAAGAAGTGCGAGAGAAGTTAAAAACCCTCAAACTGGAAAAATGATTAAAGTTGAAGCTAAAAAAGTAGTTAAATTTAAAGTTGGAAAACCTTTAGCTGATAAAGTAGCTGGACAAAAAGGTACAAAAAAAGCAACTAAGAAAAAATAA
- a CDS encoding DUF6612 family protein — MIKNEWVREDGKKVIPEFQKVINNFKLIYDEIKNNIKLIDLSEKDGNYIIETKDFKNILKEMNIDGLELELISEASLRYTVDKKTFLPIDSDIIIKFDLNHGSKEGIAINVKYSNINNVKEIILPKEVLEARINNGDKI; from the coding sequence TTGATAAAAAATGAATGGGTTAGAGAAGATGGAAAGAAAGTAATACCAGAATTTCAAAAAGTAATAAATAATTTTAAATTAATATATGATGAAATTAAAAATAATATTAAATTAATTGATTTAAGTGAAAAAGATGGGAATTATATAATTGAAACTAAGGACTTTAAAAATATTTTAAAAGAAATGAATATTGATGGACTAGAATTAGAGTTAATCTCTGAAGCTTCTTTGAGATATACAGTTGATAAAAAGACTTTTTTACCCATTGATTCAGATATCATAATAAAATTTGATTTAAATCATGGCTCAAAGGAAGGTATAGCTATTAATGTAAAATACTCTAACATAAATAATGTTAAAGAAATAATACTTCCTAAGGAAGTATTAGAAGCAAGAATTAATAATGGAGATAAAATATGA